A part of Desulfobacter sp. genomic DNA contains:
- a CDS encoding class I SAM-dependent methyltransferase, which produces MDNIFNDEFWIKAWTGDRAGDTYAVHKGFSTPQYWDKASATYNTNPKEVRDRRMEKALNMLESKGLLFEGMKVLDIGCGTGMMAIELAQRGARVTAMDFSQGMLDRVRADLTPALEKRITLIQEDWHNVDIAARGWEKAFDLVVAFMSPGVATPEAFDKMIQCASKGCAVRGWAARRQHPILMDLWKQIMDRPLDDKPQSILYKINLLFSRGLFPEICFDVVEWDQTIPLENELDNQLAFFTRVSGRPEEELRPLIRQYLAGRARDNHLSKKQIGLTATAVFLTDPLI; this is translated from the coding sequence ATGGATAATATATTTAATGATGAATTCTGGATAAAGGCCTGGACCGGGGACCGGGCAGGGGACACCTATGCGGTGCACAAGGGGTTCTCCACCCCCCAGTACTGGGACAAGGCCTCGGCCACCTACAACACCAACCCCAAGGAGGTCCGGGACCGGCGCATGGAAAAGGCCTTGAACATGCTGGAATCCAAGGGGCTGCTGTTTGAAGGCATGAAGGTGCTGGACATCGGCTGCGGCACCGGCATGATGGCCATTGAACTGGCACAGCGGGGGGCCCGGGTGACGGCCATGGATTTTTCCCAGGGCATGCTGGACCGGGTCCGGGCGGACCTGACACCGGCGCTGGAGAAACGGATTACCCTGATCCAGGAAGACTGGCACAATGTGGATATCGCCGCCCGGGGCTGGGAAAAGGCCTTTGACCTGGTGGTGGCCTTCATGTCCCCGGGGGTGGCCACCCCAGAGGCCTTTGACAAGATGATCCAATGCGCATCCAAAGGCTGTGCCGTCCGGGGCTGGGCCGCCCGGCGCCAGCATCCCATCCTCATGGACCTCTGGAAACAAATCATGGACCGCCCCCTGGACGACAAGCCCCAGAGCATCCTTTACAAGATTAATCTGCTTTTCTCCCGGGGGCTGTTCCCGGAGATCTGTTTCGACGTGGTGGAATGGGACCAGACCATTCCCCTGGAAAATGAACTGGACAACCAGCTGGCCTTTTTCACCCGGGTCAGCGGCCGGCCCGAAGAGGAGCTGCGCCCCCTGATCCGCCAATACCTGGCCGGGCGGGCCAGGGACAACCACCTGAGCAAAAAGCAGATCGGACTGACGGCCACGGCGGTGTTTCTGACGGATCCTTTGATTTGA
- a CDS encoding MarR family transcriptional regulator, translating to MELHRLSELIVEFYEKLSSWEEAVVRDSGLTTAQAHTIEMVGHSGPIKMKDLAEKIGVTTGTLTVAVDRLEKKNLLKRKPHETDRRSFIIELTPEGEKAFEEHHNFHIQMTQELVSGLSPEDQDHFSRIIKTMLTKI from the coding sequence ATGGAGCTTCACCGCCTGTCCGAATTGATTGTTGAATTCTATGAAAAACTCTCCTCCTGGGAGGAAGCCGTGGTCCGGGACAGCGGATTGACCACGGCCCAGGCCCATACCATTGAAATGGTAGGCCATTCAGGTCCCATCAAGATGAAGGACCTGGCTGAAAAAATCGGAGTGACCACCGGCACCCTCACCGTGGCCGTGGACCGGCTGGAGAAAAAGAACCTGCTCAAAAGAAAACCCCACGAAACAGACCGCCGTTCCTTTATCATTGAGCTGACCCCCGAGGGGGAAAAGGCCTTTGAAGAGCACCACAACTTCCACATCCAAATGACCCAGGAACTGGTCTCCGGCCTCAGCCCCGAGGATCAGGACCACTTTTCCCGGATCATCAAAACCATGCTCACAAAAATTTAA
- a CDS encoding GNAT family N-acetyltransferase: protein MHIDYLKNSPHFAEELNRLCFNEWGYLFPGSTSEEWLARLKDRMNDKAIPLALVASRKDEFMGTASLFQCDMEDRQHLFPWLAAVFVKSEFRNQGVGTRLLNSIDAECLKLGYDRYYLYTGEARNFYLKRGWAVIEERRYHGEEVVVMGKTINSPPV, encoded by the coding sequence ATGCACATTGACTATTTGAAAAACAGCCCCCATTTCGCAGAAGAACTAAACCGCCTTTGTTTCAATGAGTGGGGCTATTTGTTTCCGGGCTCCACATCAGAAGAATGGCTTGCCAGATTGAAGGATCGAATGAATGACAAGGCCATTCCTCTGGCACTGGTTGCCAGCAGGAAGGATGAATTTATGGGGACGGCCTCTTTGTTCCAGTGCGATATGGAAGACAGGCAGCATCTCTTCCCCTGGCTTGCCGCTGTCTTTGTAAAATCCGAATTCAGGAATCAGGGAGTGGGAACGCGGCTGCTCAACTCAATAGATGCGGAATGCCTCAAACTTGGATATGACCGCTATTACCTGTATACCGGCGAAGCCAGAAACTTTTATCTAAAGCGCGGATGGGCCGTGATCGAAGAACGCAGATACCATGGGGAAGAGGTTGTCGTCATGGGTAAAACCATCAATTCGCCGCCTGTGTAA
- a CDS encoding cupin domain-containing protein, with translation MNNIFNGIPEQIPEEIFEDIIRTDNIRIERIVSKGQSSPEKGWYDQPENEWVMVLSGYGIIEFDDGRIITMTKGDHLNIKANERHRVKATSPDEATIWLAVFYTPS, from the coding sequence GTGAACAATATTTTTAACGGTATTCCAGAACAGATTCCCGAGGAAATCTTCGAGGATATTATCAGAACAGATAATATCAGAATCGAAAGAATCGTCTCAAAAGGGCAGAGCTCTCCGGAAAAGGGGTGGTATGATCAACCTGAAAATGAATGGGTAATGGTGCTTTCGGGCTATGGGATTATTGAATTTGACGATGGCCGAATAATCACCATGACCAAAGGGGACCACCTCAATATAAAGGCAAATGAAAGGCACAGGGTGAAAGCGACATCACCGGATGAAGCAACCATCTGGCTGGCCGTATTCTACACCCCATCCTGA